Proteins found in one Acanthopagrus latus isolate v.2019 chromosome 3, fAcaLat1.1, whole genome shotgun sequence genomic segment:
- the prdm1b gene encoding PR domain zinc finger protein 1 isoform X1: MKLESTQGDMSGWREMDFALNCTYIVPDQVSDPSFSLPKAMTSIPRNLTFEYGADNEVTGVFSKEYIPQGTRFGPLQGDIYTKDSVPKQANRKYFWRIYSGGHLQNFIDGYDVNRSNWMRYVNPARSLAEQNLVACQNNRDIYFYTLRPVEPNQELLVWYSQEFAQRLCSQQQGEIKQKYTSSEEDHEPEYTKRHLPQQTWLTERTKEGVKEERDDDCEEKIDVEMLERDTPPDTPDDHVMDFSKKVEKEESSDRDPEGRVIIPSPQPEHRELGLGLIHPYLHHPELQPQHRNLPLHLHGLYGHREGLVSSYPLYPQSRPLQPPYQLLPPYAPHYPRLLLPSYSPPFHRILTTTGPVHHNSYLGTDGLPYQPISQPKPLPVSPPYPLSQQGGLKELTPNVCPATPELSPLPKAANQHQSPEQSPSTCEEAMNLSLAPTKGSTAPRNGPGHKSLPYPLKKQNGKIKYECNICSKTFGQLSNLKVHLRVHSGERPFQCNLCKKSFTQLAHLQKHHLVHTGEKPHECQVCHKRFSSTSNLKTHLRLHSGEKPYQCKLCGTKFTQYIHLKLHRRLHSTRDRPYRCQLCALTFFHRFSLRIHQRSCCLANTNAPVNAHMKEMVERFDASQEADTLAETASAPQVEEAVERWLARTLEGEGKEDQKEATILLKALTAAINAPSMAQSATSHHSSPVAYQERASVVHLHTRATVKTEGQ, from the exons ATGAAGCTGGAGAGCACACAGGGAGACATGAGCGGCTGGAGGGAGATGGACTTTGCCCTCAACTGCACCTACATCGTGCCGGACCAGGTGTCGGACCCCAGCTTCAGCCTGCCCAAAGCCATGACTTCCATCCCACGGAACCTCACCTTCGAGTACGGCGCGGACAACGAG GTAACGGGTGTGTTCAGCAAAGAATACATCCCTCAGGGGACTCGTTTTGGTCCCCTTCAAGGAGACATCTACACCAAAGACAGCGTGCCCAAACAGGCCAACAGGAAATACTTCTGGAGG ATTTATAGCGGCGGCCACCTTCAAAACTTCATTGATGGCTATGACGTCAACAGGAGCAACTGGATGCGCTATGTCAACCCGGCACGCTCCCTGGCCGAGCAGAACCTGGTGGCGTGCCAGAACAACCGGGACATCTACTTCTACACCCTTCGCCCGGTGGAGCCCAaccaggagctgctggtgtgGTACAGCCAGGAGTTTGCCCAGAGgctctgcagccagcagcagggtGAAATCAAACAGA aGTACACGAGTTCTGAAGAAGACCATGAGCCAGAGTACACCAAACGGCACCTACCTCAGCAGACGTGGCTCACAGAACGAACAAAGGAGGGggtgaaagaagagagggatgaCGATTGCGAGGAGAAGATAGATGTGGAGATGCTGGAGAGAGACACTCCGCCTGACACGCCTGACGACCACGTCATGGACTTCAGCAAAAAGGttgagaaagaggagagcagcGACAGAGATCCAGAGGGACGGGTGATCATTCCTTCCCCCCAGCCCGAGCACAGAGAGCTCGGCCTGGGCTTGATTCACCCATACCTGCACCATCCTGAACTCCAGCCCCAGCACAGAAATCTCCCTCTGCATCTCCACGGCCTCTACGGCCACAGGGAGGGTCTTGTTTCATCTTACCCCCTTTACCCTCAATCCAGACCCCTCCAGCCTCCTTACCAGCTCCTTCCTCCCTACGCCCCACATTatccccgcctcctcctcccctcgtACTCCCCTCCCTTCCATAGGATACTGACCACAACGGGACCCGTCCACCACAACAGCTACCTGGGCACAGACGGACTCCCATATCAACCCATCAGCCAGCCCAAACCACTCCCAGTCTCCCCCCCCTACCCTCTGTCCCAGCAAGGGGGTTTGAAAGAACTCACACCCAATGTGTGCCCAGCCACCCCAGAGCTCTCCCCTCTCCCCAAGGCCGCCAATCAGCATCAGTCTCCCGAGCAGTCGCCCTCTACTTGCGAGGAGGCCATGAATCTTAGCCTGGCTCCAACCAAAGGCAGCACAGCGCCACGCAACGGCCCCGGCCACAAATCCCTGCCCTACCCACTGAAGAAGCAGAATGGGAAGATCAAGTATGAATGTAACATCTGCTCCAAGACGTTCGGACAGCTGTCGAACCTCAAG GTCCATCTCCGAGTGCACAGCGGCGAGAGACCGTTCCAGTGTAACCTGTGTAAAAAGAGCTTCACTCAGCTGGCCCACCTCCAGAAGCACCACCTGGTCCACACGGGGGAGAAGCCACATGAATGTCAG GTGTGTCACAAACGCTTCAGTAGCACCAGCAACTTGAAAACACACTTGCGCCTCCACTCCGGGGAAAAGCCATACCAGTGCAAGCTGTGCGGCACCAAGTTCACCCAGTACATCCACCTGAAGCTGCACCGCCGCCTTCACAGCACCCGCGACCGCCCCTACCGCTGCCAGCTCTGCGCTCTGACCTTCTTCCACCGCTTCTCCCTCCGCATCCACCAGCGCAGCTGCTGCCTCGCCAACACCAACGCCCCCGTCAACGCGCACATGAAAGAGATGGTGGAGCGGTTCGACGCCAGCCAAGAGGCCGACACGCTTGCAGAGACGGCGTCAGCACCACAGGTGGAGGAGGCCGTGGAGCGGTGGTTGGCCCGTACCCTGGAAGGCGAGGGGAAGGAGGACCAGAAGGAGGCCACCATTCTGCTGAAAGCGCTGACGGCGGCAATTAACGCACCATCGATGGCGCAATCAGCTACGTCGCACCACAGCTCTCCAGTGGCCTATCAGGAGAGGGCCAGCGTCGTTCATCTCCACACACGGGcgacagtgaaaacagaaggaCAGTGA
- the prdm1b gene encoding PR domain zinc finger protein 1 isoform X2 — MAEIYSGGHLQNFIDGYDVNRSNWMRYVNPARSLAEQNLVACQNNRDIYFYTLRPVEPNQELLVWYSQEFAQRLCSQQQGEIKQKYTSSEEDHEPEYTKRHLPQQTWLTERTKEGVKEERDDDCEEKIDVEMLERDTPPDTPDDHVMDFSKKVEKEESSDRDPEGRVIIPSPQPEHRELGLGLIHPYLHHPELQPQHRNLPLHLHGLYGHREGLVSSYPLYPQSRPLQPPYQLLPPYAPHYPRLLLPSYSPPFHRILTTTGPVHHNSYLGTDGLPYQPISQPKPLPVSPPYPLSQQGGLKELTPNVCPATPELSPLPKAANQHQSPEQSPSTCEEAMNLSLAPTKGSTAPRNGPGHKSLPYPLKKQNGKIKYECNICSKTFGQLSNLKVHLRVHSGERPFQCNLCKKSFTQLAHLQKHHLVHTGEKPHECQVCHKRFSSTSNLKTHLRLHSGEKPYQCKLCGTKFTQYIHLKLHRRLHSTRDRPYRCQLCALTFFHRFSLRIHQRSCCLANTNAPVNAHMKEMVERFDASQEADTLAETASAPQVEEAVERWLARTLEGEGKEDQKEATILLKALTAAINAPSMAQSATSHHSSPVAYQERASVVHLHTRATVKTEGQ; from the exons ATGGCAGAG ATTTATAGCGGCGGCCACCTTCAAAACTTCATTGATGGCTATGACGTCAACAGGAGCAACTGGATGCGCTATGTCAACCCGGCACGCTCCCTGGCCGAGCAGAACCTGGTGGCGTGCCAGAACAACCGGGACATCTACTTCTACACCCTTCGCCCGGTGGAGCCCAaccaggagctgctggtgtgGTACAGCCAGGAGTTTGCCCAGAGgctctgcagccagcagcagggtGAAATCAAACAGA aGTACACGAGTTCTGAAGAAGACCATGAGCCAGAGTACACCAAACGGCACCTACCTCAGCAGACGTGGCTCACAGAACGAACAAAGGAGGGggtgaaagaagagagggatgaCGATTGCGAGGAGAAGATAGATGTGGAGATGCTGGAGAGAGACACTCCGCCTGACACGCCTGACGACCACGTCATGGACTTCAGCAAAAAGGttgagaaagaggagagcagcGACAGAGATCCAGAGGGACGGGTGATCATTCCTTCCCCCCAGCCCGAGCACAGAGAGCTCGGCCTGGGCTTGATTCACCCATACCTGCACCATCCTGAACTCCAGCCCCAGCACAGAAATCTCCCTCTGCATCTCCACGGCCTCTACGGCCACAGGGAGGGTCTTGTTTCATCTTACCCCCTTTACCCTCAATCCAGACCCCTCCAGCCTCCTTACCAGCTCCTTCCTCCCTACGCCCCACATTatccccgcctcctcctcccctcgtACTCCCCTCCCTTCCATAGGATACTGACCACAACGGGACCCGTCCACCACAACAGCTACCTGGGCACAGACGGACTCCCATATCAACCCATCAGCCAGCCCAAACCACTCCCAGTCTCCCCCCCCTACCCTCTGTCCCAGCAAGGGGGTTTGAAAGAACTCACACCCAATGTGTGCCCAGCCACCCCAGAGCTCTCCCCTCTCCCCAAGGCCGCCAATCAGCATCAGTCTCCCGAGCAGTCGCCCTCTACTTGCGAGGAGGCCATGAATCTTAGCCTGGCTCCAACCAAAGGCAGCACAGCGCCACGCAACGGCCCCGGCCACAAATCCCTGCCCTACCCACTGAAGAAGCAGAATGGGAAGATCAAGTATGAATGTAACATCTGCTCCAAGACGTTCGGACAGCTGTCGAACCTCAAG GTCCATCTCCGAGTGCACAGCGGCGAGAGACCGTTCCAGTGTAACCTGTGTAAAAAGAGCTTCACTCAGCTGGCCCACCTCCAGAAGCACCACCTGGTCCACACGGGGGAGAAGCCACATGAATGTCAG GTGTGTCACAAACGCTTCAGTAGCACCAGCAACTTGAAAACACACTTGCGCCTCCACTCCGGGGAAAAGCCATACCAGTGCAAGCTGTGCGGCACCAAGTTCACCCAGTACATCCACCTGAAGCTGCACCGCCGCCTTCACAGCACCCGCGACCGCCCCTACCGCTGCCAGCTCTGCGCTCTGACCTTCTTCCACCGCTTCTCCCTCCGCATCCACCAGCGCAGCTGCTGCCTCGCCAACACCAACGCCCCCGTCAACGCGCACATGAAAGAGATGGTGGAGCGGTTCGACGCCAGCCAAGAGGCCGACACGCTTGCAGAGACGGCGTCAGCACCACAGGTGGAGGAGGCCGTGGAGCGGTGGTTGGCCCGTACCCTGGAAGGCGAGGGGAAGGAGGACCAGAAGGAGGCCACCATTCTGCTGAAAGCGCTGACGGCGGCAATTAACGCACCATCGATGGCGCAATCAGCTACGTCGCACCACAGCTCTCCAGTGGCCTATCAGGAGAGGGCCAGCGTCGTTCATCTCCACACACGGGcgacagtgaaaacagaaggaCAGTGA